GGGCGTGTCGCGCGGGACCCCCGCTTCGCATGCGGCGCGGTCGGCACGCATCACGCCGGATCGCCCGCGGGCCGCCGCGGCGGGGCCGCCAGGTACGGTCGGACGCTCTTGACCAGCATCGCCATCTCGTAGCCGAGCACGCCGGCGTCGGCCTCCCGGTCGGCCAGGACCGCCAGGCAGGTGCCCGCCCCGGCGGCGGACACGAACACGAGCGTGGTGTCGAGCTCGACCACGACCTGCCGGACCTCCGCGCCGTCCCCGAACCGGGATCCGGCGCTCCGCCCGAGCGAGTACAGCCCGGACGCCAGTGCCGCCAGGTGGTCGGCGCTGTCGTTGTCGAGGCCGTGCACGCACGTGAGGAGTCCGTCCGCGGTGAGGAGTACCGCGCTGCGCGTGTACGGGACCCGCTGGACCAGGCCGCTGAGCAGCCAGTCGAGATCGGAGAGCCGACCGGTCTTCGTCGCCGCTTCGCCGCCCATGGTGGTGCGCTCCTTGCTGAGGTGAGAGGTCGGGGTCATGGCTGGTCCTCCGACTGGGCGAGGCCGAAGCCCCGTTGGAAGGCGGCCATCAGGCCCGGGTCGTGCACGGGCCGTTCGGGCGCGTCGGCCCGCCGCGGGGCGGGGGCGTCGCGCAGTTGCGGGGCGAGGTGGTGCTGGGCCCGGCGGCGGGGCAGGAGCGGCCGGTCCGGGTCCGTCCGGGCAGCCGGTACGGACACCGTCCTTGCGGATGTCCCCACGGCCGTGCCCACACCTGCGGCCAGGTCCTGCGTCACGTCCGGACCCAGGTCCAGGCCCAGGTCGAGGGTCGTCTCGACCGCCGGTGTCTGCCCCGGCTCCCGGCGCTCCGTCTCCTGCCGCACCGCCCCGGGCCGCACACGCGTGTCCGGGCCCGGCGCGGGCGGAGCCGCCCACGTCGGTGCGGCCTGCGGCGGCCGCGCGGCAGCCGGCTCGGGCTCCCGCCGGGGCTGCGGCTGCGGCGCCTGTCGCGGGACCGACTCATGTCGCGGCTGCCGCTCCGGCTCCGGCCGCACCTGTCGCTCCGGCATCGGCCGCGGCACGGCCACCCGTACGGGCTCCAGCGGGGGCATGGCGCCCCCCTCCCCGGTCCCCCACGAGGTGGCCCGGGAGCCCCCGAGCGCGTCGGCGGCGCTGGGCGCCTCCGCCCCCAGCAGTTCCTGCGGCAGCACGAGCACGGCGAGCACGCCGCCGTAGATGTTGGACTTGAGCTCGACGGCGATCCCGTGCCGGCGGGCCAGCGCCGAGACCACGAACAGGCCGATCCGCCCGTCCGCCAGCAGCTGCCGGACGCTGATCTGGTCGGGGTCGACGAGCAGCGCGTTCATCCGGCGCTGCTCCGCGGCCGGCATGCCCAGCCCGCGGTCCTCCACCTCGACGGCGATGCCCGAGGTCACCCGTGCGGCGCGCACCACCACGTCGGTGTCGGGGGCGGAGAACACGGTGGCGTTCTCGACGAGTTCGGCCAGCAGGTGCACCACGTCGGCGACGGCGTGGCCGCGTACGGTGCCGCCCTCCGGGGGCACCACCTTGACCCGCGTGTACTGCTCGACCTCCGCGACGGAGGAGCGCAGCACCTCGCTCAGGTCGACGGGCCGGGTCCACTGGCGCCGGGAGGCGGCGCCGCCGAGCACGGCCAGGTTCTCGGCGTGGCGGCGGATCCGGGTGGCGAGGTGGTCTACGTGGAAGAGCTCCCTGAGGAGGTCGGGGTCCTCGACGGTGTCCTCGAGCTCGTCGAGCAGCGAGATCTCCCGGTGCACGAGGGACTGAAGCCGGCGCGCGAGGTTGACGAAGACCTCGACCTTGCGGTCACTGTCGGACGGCGCGGCCGGGCCGGCCAGCCGTACGAGGGTGGTGTGCGCCTGTTCGCGGGCGCCGCGCAGCTCCTGGGAGAGCAGCCAGAACTCGTCCACCCGCGCCGGGTCGCTGCCGGCCGGCGGTCCCGTGGGGCCGCCGCGGACCGGGCGGGCCGGCGGCTCGCCCCGTTCCAACCGCTCGGCGGCGGTCCGCAGCTCTTGGCGGCCGCGCACGCTGGAGCGGCGCAGGGCCTCGCAGCGGTCCCGGACGGCCTTGGCGGAGCGCTGGGCCCCGAGCAGGGCGGCGGCCAGCGCGCCGACGACGAGCAGGGCGCAGCCGGCCAGGACCGGCCACAGCCGGGCGTCCCGCTCCCCCGCGCCCCCGCCGAGCTGCAGCGTGAAGATGACCGCGGCGGCTCCGCTGAGCGCCGCGGCGAGCGTCGGCAGCAGGGCGGCGCGGACCAACTGGGGGAGTATCTGCCGCCCGGGACCGGTGACGGCGTGTCTCGACGGGGCGTGGCGGGCGGCGCGGAGTCCGGACATCGGCGTCCTCTACGTGGGGCCCGGGCTTCCAGGGGTTCCGGGGCCCGGTGTTGATCACCGGATACCCACGCTAGACCGCACGATCCCGCCCCTGACAGCCAGTTGGGGAACTTGACCTGGCTGCTTCCCGCTCCTGGCGGAGCGCTCGTACGACAGCCCGAATCCGCCGGGGGCGCACGTCCGCCGCCGCCGTACGCGACGCACGACCCCCGAACGGGCGGCTGCTCCGGCCCGATCGACGAGACACCCCCTAGGAGCCGACGGCCTCCGGTTCCTCGTGCGCCACGGCCGGCGGCTGCGCGGTCGCGACCGGGCGGGTCGGCGTGGCGGGCACCGGGGCCGACGCCACGAACGGGCGCCACCACGGCTCGCTCGGGGCGTCCGCGTCGCCCGGCTCGAACGGCTGGCCCGGGATCGGCAGCGCGATCGCCGCCCCGGTGGCCCCGGCCGCGGTCACGGTGCCCTCACCGGGCTCGTCCCACGGGTGCGGGGCCAGGTTGAAGGTGCCCCAGTGGATCGGCAGCATCGTGCCGTGCGGGATCCCGCCCTGGAGGTCGAGGTGGGCGCGCATGCCCTCCTCGGGGGTCATGTGGATGTCCGGCCAGTACTCCGAGTAGGCCCCGATCTGGATCATCGTGGCGTCGAAGGGGCCGTGCTCGGCGCCGATCTCCCCGAACCCGGGGAAGTAGCCGGTGTCGCCGCTGTGGAAGATCCGGTGCTCGTCGCCCGCGACGACCCAGGAGGCCCACAGGGTGTTCTGCTGGTTGCGCAGGCCGCGCCCGCAGAAGTGCCGGGCGGGAGTGGCCGTCAGCGAGAGGCCCGCGATCTTGGTGCCCTCGTTCCAGTCGAGCTCGCGCAGCCGGTCCGCAGACACCCCCCAGCGCTCCAGGTGGGCGCCGACGCCGAGCGGGACGGCGAAGACCGTGTCCGTACCGGCCAGCTCCTTGATGGTCGGCAGGTCGAGGTGGTCGTAGTGGTCGTGCGAGATCACCACGACGTCGACCGGACCCAGCGAGGCCAGCGGTACGGGTACGGGGTGCAGCCGCTTGGGCCCGGCGAACGGGAAGGGGGAACACCGCTCACCCCACACCGGGTCGAACAGCACCCGCCGCCCGTCGATCTCCGCGAGTACGCCCGAGTGCCCCATCCAGGTCAGGCGCAGCCCGCTGACCGGCGGCTTCGCCAGCTCGGCGAGGGTCGTCGGGTAGACCGGGATGGGAGCTCCGGGGTTCCGCCGGAGCCGCTGCTCCTTGTGGAAGTAGATCTTGGCGAACTCCATCATGGAGCCGGAAGGCCTGGTCTGGGCCCCGACCGGGTTCTGGAAGACGCCGTCGGCGAAGTTCGGCGAGCGGTGGATCCGCTCCAGGCGTGCGCCGGACGGATCCGCGCCGAAGGCTTCGGGCCGCAGGGCGCGCAGCCGTGGACGCAGGGGACGGGAGCCGGTCAAAGCGCCTCCTGGGAGGGTGGGACGGATGGGCGTGAGGGGCCGTACTGGTTTCCGGTCTATCACCATGCCAACGCGCACCGGCCCCGAAGGATTCCGCCGCGCGTCCCCATCCTCCTGCCCCCGTCCCGGTCCCCTGCTCGGCCACCCCGCGGCTGCCGCGCCGGGCTACAGCGGCAGCAGGTCCGGACGCTTCGCCTCCACGTGGTCCCCGGAGGACTCCCCGCGCAGCCGCCGCCCGATCCACGGCACCAGGTACTCCCGCGCCCACTGGATGTTGTCCCGGGTCACGTCCACCGAGCCGCGCGGCTGTTGCGGCGGCCACGGCTGGTCGGGGTCGGCCGGCACCTCGAACCCGAGCACCTGGGCGGCGCGCAGCGCGACCCGGGTGTGTCCCTCGGGCGAGAGGTGCAGCCGGTCGTCGTCCCAAGCACGCCGATCCTGTACGGACTTCAGCGACCAGAGGTCGAGCACCGGGCAGTCGTAGCGGTCGGCGATGGCGCGCACATGGGCGCTGTACGTGGCCACCTTGCCCCGGAGGTGCTTGAGGACCGGCACGCCCCGGGTGTCGAATCCGGTGGTGATCATGACGTGGCCGACGGCTCCGGTGAGGTCGGCGACGGCCGCCTCGAACCGCTCCGCCACGTCGTCCGGGTCACTGCCGGGCCGGATGATGTCGTTGCCGCCGGCGCAGAAGCTCACCAGGTCGGGTGCGAGCTCCTTGGCCCGGGGGACCTGTTCGGCCACGATCTGGTCGAGGAGGCGCCCCCGCACGGCCAGGTTCGCGTACCGGAATTCGTGTTCGTCGCGCTGATCGGCCAGGAGTACGGCCAGCCGGTCCGCCCAGCCGAGAAAGGTCTCCCCGGGCCCCGGGTCCCCCACACCCTCGGTGAAGCTGTCCCCGATCGCCGCGTACGAGCCGATGGTTTTGAGTGTCGTCTTCGTCGCTGCCACGAGAACACATCTTTCACCCCGGTGCGTGACCTACGCCATCGTAGGAAGGGGTTGACGGGCCGTGATCTATACCACCTGGTCAGTCCGGAATAACAGGGCGTGAGGCCGGGACCCCCCTCGGGTCCCGGCCTCACGTGTCCGGTTGCCTCGCTCCGACGGCGGGAGCCGTCAGATGCTCACGCCCTTGGAGCGGAGGTAGGCCAGCGGGTCGATGTCCGAGCCGTAGGACGGCCCGGTGCGGATCTCGAAGTGCAGGTGCGGGCCGGTCGAGTTGCCGGTGGAGCCGGAGAGGCCGATGGTCTGGCCGCCGGTGACGCTCTGGCCGGCGGAGACGGAGAGCTGGGACAGGTGGCCGTACTGGGAGTACTTGCCGTCCGCGTGCCGGATGACGACCTCGTTGCCGTACGCGCCCGCCCAGCCGGCGGAGACCACGGTGCCCGCGCCCACGGCCCGGACGGTGGTGCCGGAGCTCGCGATGAAGTCGACACCGGTGTGGTAGCCGCTGGACCACATGGCGCCGGGGGTCTTGTACTGGGTGGAGATCCCGCCGCCGACGGGGGCGACGAAGCCGGCGGCGCTGACCGTACCGGCGGCGGACTTGGCGGCGGTGCTCTTCTTGGCGGGCGCGGCGGCGGCCGCGGCCGCGGGGGCGGCGGGGGCCGGCGCGGCGTCCGCGGACCCCTTGTCGTCGGAGGAGGAGGCCGAGGCCGAGGCCGAGGACTTCTTCGCCGGGGCCGGAGCGGACTGCGCGGCCGGCGCCGCCTCGCCCGGCGCACCGAGGGTCAGCTTCAGCCCGGGGTGGATCAGCGACGGGTTGGTGCCGACTGCCTCGCGGTTGTCGGCGTACAGCTGCTGCCAGCCGCCCGAGAGGTGGCGGTCCTGGGCGATCTTGGAGAGGTAGTCGCCCGGCACGACCGTGTAGACGGCCGGCGCGGCCTGCGCGGCAGCGGCGGGCGCGGCCTGCAGCGCCACCGGAACCTGCAGGGCCTGCACGGGAGCCGCGGCGGGGGCGGCGGCCGGGGCGCCGGCCGCGTGGGCGCCGGCGGCACCCAGCAGCGGCAGCGCGAGGGCCGCACCACCGGTGCCTGCGACGGCGAAGCCGCGCGCCATGGAACGGGACTTGGGACGGCGGTGCTTACCCTTTGCAGGCATGGCGAATTCCTCTCCGTCGCCTGCGAGGTGAGCTGTCGGGTTCGGACTGGAGATGTCCGGCCGCACATGAACGGAACATGTACGGCTTCACCCCGAGCTGCACCGATACAAAGATCGGGCACAGCGGCTTACCTGGTTCCCCCGCTCCTGCCGCGCGCGTGAATAGTCGGGTGCGGTTCCCGGACGGCGGCAGGATTCGGCGGTCCATCCGGATCGATCGCGAAGGTAATCGAGTTCCGCCGCACGGAACAAGCCACGAATTTCCTGACGGATTCACAGGCCGCGGATTTCGACGGAATTCCGGTCACCCTCCGTCCATTCCCCGCCGCCAACAACCGCCCCGGCCGGGCCTTTCGGCTTCGACGATCAGGCACTCACGGTCACCGTATGATCTGGCTCACGGGGCTGCGCCCGATCTCGCCTCCAGTGATGGCAAGTTGGTCCCAACCAGCGCAATTCGGACATCCCACGACGACGCCGAGGAGTTCCCGTGACCCAGCAGATACCCCAGCCCCCGCGGACGGAGCCCCTGCCGGAGCCGGAGCTGGCCGGAGTGCGCAACTTCCGTGATGTGGGCGGCCTGCCGACCGCCGACGGACGGAGGGTCAAGCCAGGAAAACTATTCCGTAGCGGACATCTGGCACATGCCACCGAAACCGATGCAGAATTCCTCACATCGCTCGGCCTGCACACCGTCTTCGACTTCCGCAACCACGCCGACCACGCTCTGGAGGGGCCCGACATCGAGCTCCCCGGCGTACGGAACGTCAACATCCCGCTGTCGGATCCGGCCGCCGGCAAAGAATTCTGGAAGATGGTCCGCGACGGCGGCGTCGAACAGCTCCGTGGACTCCTCGGCGACGGAAAGGCCGCCGCCCGGATGACCAACTCGTACCGCGCGATGATCGAGAACCGCACCGCCGAGCACAGCCGGGTCGTCCACGCCCTCGCCGAGGACAGCGTGCCGGCGCTCATGCACTGCGCGGCCGGCAAGGACCGGGCCGGCCTGTCGATCGCCGTCACCCTGCTCGCGCTGGGCGTCGAGCGCGGCGCGATCGTGGCGGACTACCTGGAGTCCAACGCCCCGCACCGTCGCTACCGCGTGCGCCGCGGCAGCGACGCGCCCGAGGCCCGCTCCCCCGAGGTGATGGAGCTGCTCGCCCCGCTCTTCGACGCCCGCGCCGAGTACCTGAGGGCGGCCTTCGACACCATCGACGAGCACTGGGGCGGGGTGGACCGGTACCTCGCCGAGGGCCTCGGACTCACGCCCGAGACCCTCGACCGGCTGCGGGATCAGCTGCTCGAGCGATAACCCGAGCGACAGCCCGGCCGACGACGCCGCCGCCGCCGCCGGGAGACGATCGAAGAGAGCAGGCCGTCAGCCGCCGGCGACGGCCTGCTTCACCAGCGTCCTGCCGAAGTCCCACATCAGAGCGCCCCCGCCGTGTGCCTCGTCCATGACCGCGCGGAAGGCGCCGACGAACCGGTCGACGTCCCGCTCGTCCACGATCAGCGGCGGGATGAGCTTGATGACCTCCAGATGGTCGCCGGAGACCTGCGCCAGGATCCGGTGCTTCTGCAGCAGCGGCACCACGACCATCTGGGCGAAGAGCCCCTTGCGGGCCGCCTGGAGCATGGTCCACCGGCTGCGCAGCCCGAGCGAGGACGGCCGCCCGAACTCGATGCCGATCATCAGGCCGCGCCCCCGTACCTCGTGGAGCAGCTCGTACTCGTCCACGAGCGCCGCGAGCCGCCCGCGCAGCAGGTCGCCCATCGCGCGGGCGTTCGCGACCACCGACTCGTCCTCCATGACGGAGAGCACCGCCAGCCCGGCCGCCATCGCCTGCGCGTTGGATCCGAAGCTGGCGGAGTGCACCAGCACCCGGTCCATGGACGAATAGACCTTTTTGAAGATCCAGTCCTTGCCCAGGGTCGCGCCGACCGGCACATAGCCGCCCGACAGCGCCTTGGCCACGCACACCAGGTCCGGCTCCACGCCCGGCTCGTGCTGGTACGCGTAGAAATCACCGGTCCGGCCGAGGCCCGTCTGCACCTCGTCCGCGATCAGCAGCGCCTTGTGCCGGTGCAGCAGCTCCTGCGCCGCGAGCAGGAACCCGGGCGGGGCCGCGAGCACGCCCTTGCCCTGGACCGGTTCGACGACGAAGGCGGCGACGTCGCCCCGCTTCAGCTCCCGCTCCAGGGCGGCCAGGTCCCCGAGGGCGATCTTCGTATCGGGCAGCAGCGGCGCGAAGCCGTCCCGGAACCCGCCCTCCCCGTTGACCGAGAGCGCGCCCGTGGTCAGCCCGTGGAAGGCGTGGTCGCAGTAGAGGACCCTCGTTCGCCCGGTGGCGTACCGGGCGAACTTCAGGGCGGTCTCCACGGCCTCGGTGCCGCTGTTGCCGAAGAAGACCCGGTCCAGGTGCGGGCTGTACGAGAGCAGTTTCTCCGCCAGCAGCCCGGGCAGCGGCTGGCAGTCGAACCGGGTCAGGTCGGCGAGCTGTGCGTCCAGGACGTCGTGCAGGGCCCGGCGGACCACCGGGTGGTGGCGGCCCAGGCCCATCACGCCGAAGCCGCCCAGCATGTCCAGGTAGTCGTTGCCGTCGGCGTCCCAGAAGTGCGCGCCTTCGGCCCGTACGTAGACCTTGTCGAAGCCGATCGTGTGCAGCATCCGGGGCAGCTGGTGGTTGAGGTGCCTGGTGTGCAGCTCGTACCGTTCCCCGCCCCGCTCGTCGAGCAGGGCGCGGAGGTCGAAGCCGGTCACGGCTTCTCCCGGTTCCCCGAGACCGTCTCCCGGGCCGCGCGCAGGGACTCCTTGAGGGAGCCCATGGTGGCGAGGACGGCGGTGGGCTCGTAGCCGCAGTGCGCCATGCAATTCGCGCAGCGCGGGTCCTTTCCGCGGCCGTACTTGCTCCAGTCGGTCTCCTCGATCAGCTCCCGGTACGTCGGCACGTAGCCGTCGCTCATCAGATAGCAGGGGCGCTGCCAGCCGAAGAGGGAGTAATTGGGAATGGCCCAGGCGGTGCAGGGGAAATCCGCCTTGCCTTCAAGGAAGTCGAGGAAGAGCGGGGAGTGGTTGAGCCGCCAGCGCGCCCGGTTTCCGCCCGCGAAGGCCTTCTTGAAGAGTTCCCTGGTCTGTTCGACGCCCAGGAAGTGCTCCTGG
The Streptomyces sp. NBC_01296 DNA segment above includes these coding regions:
- a CDS encoding roadblock/LC7 domain-containing protein, translating into MGGEAATKTGRLSDLDWLLSGLVQRVPYTRSAVLLTADGLLTCVHGLDNDSADHLAALASGLYSLGRSAGSRFGDGAEVRQVVVELDTTLVFVSAAGAGTCLAVLADREADAGVLGYEMAMLVKSVRPYLAAPPRRPAGDPA
- a CDS encoding sensor histidine kinase, which codes for MSGLRAARHAPSRHAVTGPGRQILPQLVRAALLPTLAAALSGAAAVIFTLQLGGGAGERDARLWPVLAGCALLVVGALAAALLGAQRSAKAVRDRCEALRRSSVRGRQELRTAAERLERGEPPARPVRGGPTGPPAGSDPARVDEFWLLSQELRGAREQAHTTLVRLAGPAAPSDSDRKVEVFVNLARRLQSLVHREISLLDELEDTVEDPDLLRELFHVDHLATRIRRHAENLAVLGGAASRRQWTRPVDLSEVLRSSVAEVEQYTRVKVVPPEGGTVRGHAVADVVHLLAELVENATVFSAPDTDVVVRAARVTSGIAVEVEDRGLGMPAAEQRRMNALLVDPDQISVRQLLADGRIGLFVVSALARRHGIAVELKSNIYGGVLAVLVLPQELLGAEAPSAADALGGSRATSWGTGEGGAMPPLEPVRVAVPRPMPERQVRPEPERQPRHESVPRQAPQPQPRREPEPAAARPPQAAPTWAAPPAPGPDTRVRPGAVRQETERREPGQTPAVETTLDLGLDLGPDVTQDLAAGVGTAVGTSARTVSVPAARTDPDRPLLPRRRAQHHLAPQLRDAPAPRRADAPERPVHDPGLMAAFQRGFGLAQSEDQP
- a CDS encoding MBL fold metallo-hydrolase: MTGSRPLRPRLRALRPEAFGADPSGARLERIHRSPNFADGVFQNPVGAQTRPSGSMMEFAKIYFHKEQRLRRNPGAPIPVYPTTLAELAKPPVSGLRLTWMGHSGVLAEIDGRRVLFDPVWGERCSPFPFAGPKRLHPVPVPLASLGPVDVVVISHDHYDHLDLPTIKELAGTDTVFAVPLGVGAHLERWGVSADRLRELDWNEGTKIAGLSLTATPARHFCGRGLRNQQNTLWASWVVAGDEHRIFHSGDTGYFPGFGEIGAEHGPFDATMIQIGAYSEYWPDIHMTPEEGMRAHLDLQGGIPHGTMLPIHWGTFNLAPHPWDEPGEGTVTAAGATGAAIALPIPGQPFEPGDADAPSEPWWRPFVASAPVPATPTRPVATAQPPAVAHEEPEAVGS
- a CDS encoding SGNH/GDSL hydrolase family protein; the protein is MAATKTTLKTIGSYAAIGDSFTEGVGDPGPGETFLGWADRLAVLLADQRDEHEFRYANLAVRGRLLDQIVAEQVPRAKELAPDLVSFCAGGNDIIRPGSDPDDVAERFEAAVADLTGAVGHVMITTGFDTRGVPVLKHLRGKVATYSAHVRAIADRYDCPVLDLWSLKSVQDRRAWDDDRLHLSPEGHTRVALRAAQVLGFEVPADPDQPWPPQQPRGSVDVTRDNIQWAREYLVPWIGRRLRGESSGDHVEAKRPDLLPL
- a CDS encoding LysM peptidoglycan-binding domain-containing M23 family metallopeptidase encodes the protein MPAKGKHRRPKSRSMARGFAVAGTGGAALALPLLGAAGAHAAGAPAAAPAAAPVQALQVPVALQAAPAAAAQAAPAVYTVVPGDYLSKIAQDRHLSGGWQQLYADNREAVGTNPSLIHPGLKLTLGAPGEAAPAAQSAPAPAKKSSASASASSSDDKGSADAAPAPAAPAAAAAAAPAKKSTAAKSAAGTVSAAGFVAPVGGGISTQYKTPGAMWSSGYHTGVDFIASSGTTVRAVGAGTVVSAGWAGAYGNEVVIRHADGKYSQYGHLSQLSVSAGQSVTGGQTIGLSGSTGNSTGPHLHFEIRTGPSYGSDIDPLAYLRSKGVSI
- a CDS encoding tyrosine-protein phosphatase → MTQQIPQPPRTEPLPEPELAGVRNFRDVGGLPTADGRRVKPGKLFRSGHLAHATETDAEFLTSLGLHTVFDFRNHADHALEGPDIELPGVRNVNIPLSDPAAGKEFWKMVRDGGVEQLRGLLGDGKAAARMTNSYRAMIENRTAEHSRVVHALAEDSVPALMHCAAGKDRAGLSIAVTLLALGVERGAIVADYLESNAPHRRYRVRRGSDAPEARSPEVMELLAPLFDARAEYLRAAFDTIDEHWGGVDRYLAEGLGLTPETLDRLRDQLLER
- a CDS encoding aspartate aminotransferase family protein; this translates as MTGFDLRALLDERGGERYELHTRHLNHQLPRMLHTIGFDKVYVRAEGAHFWDADGNDYLDMLGGFGVMGLGRHHPVVRRALHDVLDAQLADLTRFDCQPLPGLLAEKLLSYSPHLDRVFFGNSGTEAVETALKFARYATGRTRVLYCDHAFHGLTTGALSVNGEGGFRDGFAPLLPDTKIALGDLAALERELKRGDVAAFVVEPVQGKGVLAAPPGFLLAAQELLHRHKALLIADEVQTGLGRTGDFYAYQHEPGVEPDLVCVAKALSGGYVPVGATLGKDWIFKKVYSSMDRVLVHSASFGSNAQAMAAGLAVLSVMEDESVVANARAMGDLLRGRLAALVDEYELLHEVRGRGLMIGIEFGRPSSLGLRSRWTMLQAARKGLFAQMVVVPLLQKHRILAQVSGDHLEVIKLIPPLIVDERDVDRFVGAFRAVMDEAHGGGALMWDFGRTLVKQAVAGG